A genomic window from Osmerus eperlanus chromosome 5, fOsmEpe2.1, whole genome shotgun sequence includes:
- the zpd gene encoding zona pellucida glycoprotein d, protein MDENGNMQVVLTLLLFCCAWDEVTGICNVTQCTNETRCLMSQDKQICKCKTGYYGDLCDKNVDIKVMCGKDFITVLVIEEFFQYYKVPLESLHLPNASCAAQRTNVLGVPYYVARTTEDQYLSCGGKPLEKNTTHISYSLTLMSSPQVLGNIIREPFINIVYTCIYPFRHAVSLAHPVSPYSRETLVHIKEQEAKVEMLVYTDHTYTDPFQSTPMVHLRDKVYVEVKVTNPEDVFLLRVNECWVTQDLEPHSTGSVHTLLDNGCMKDETATFLSMTPEQTGSNGQSSTIRYSFDMFRFTVEPHDLFLHCIVHLCSPDDEKPCIPECKTITKREAVLGDPTQGLLSYGPIKLKMPESLKSDLLMTTVLPMAGIWVLGIFLIIIITIARAGNRRLAHLHHNDLN, encoded by the exons ATGGACGAAAATGGCAACATGCAG GTGGTTCTGACCCTCCTGTTATTTTGCTGCGCCTGGGATGAAGTCACTG GAATATGTAATGTGACTCAGTGTACCAATGAAACTAGGTGTTTGATGTCCCAAGACAAACAAATCTGCAAATGCAAGACGGGTTATTATGGTGACTTGTGTGACAAAA ATGTAGACATTAAAGTTATGTGTGGCAAAGACTTCATCACTGTCCTCGTGATAGAAGAATTCTTTCAATACTATAAAGTCCCTCTGGAATCCCTTCACCTGCCCAACGCGTCTTGTGCAGCTCAAAGAACGAATGTGTTGGGAGTTCCCTATTACGTTGCTCGGACAACTGAGGACCAGTACTTGTCCTGTGGTGGAAAACCACTAGAG AAAAACACCACTCACATATCGTACTCCTTGACCCTCATGTCCTCCCCTCAAGTCCttggaaacataattagagAGCCCTTCATCAATATAGTGTACACCTGCATCTACCCTTTCAGGCACGCTGTCAGCCTCGCACACCCAGTCAGCCCCTATTCCAG GGAGACGTTGGTGCACATTAAGGAACAGGAGGCTAAAGTGGAGATGCTTGTATACACGGACCACACGTACACAGATCCCTTTCAAAGCACTCCCATGGTGCACCTCAGAGACAAGGTGTACGTGGAG GTGAAAGTGACCAATCCAGAGGACGTCTTCCTTCTGCGGGTGAACGAGTGCTGGGTCACCCAGGACCTGGAGCCCCACAGCACCGGATCTGTTCATACCCTTCTAGACAATGG GTGTATGAAAGACGAGACGGCAACCTTCTTGAGTATGACCCCTGAGCAGACGGGCAGCAACGGGCAGAGCTCTACCATCCGATACAGCTTTGACATGTTCCGCTTCACAGTTGAACCTCACGACCTCTTCCTCCACTGCATCGTGCACTTATGTTCCCCTGATGACGAAAAGCCCTGCATCCCT GAGTGCAAAACTATCACCAAGAGGGAGGCAGTGCTGGGAGATCCCACTCAAGGCCTACTGTCATATGGGCCGATTAAACTCAAGATGCCTGAGAGTCTTAAATCTG ACTTGTTGATGACTACTGTGCTGCCAATGGCTGGGATTTGGGTCCTTGGCatcttcctcatcatcatcatcaccattgcCAGGGCAGGCAACCGCAGACTTGCACACTTACACCACAACGACCTGAATTGA